From a region of the Eriocheir sinensis breed Jianghai 21 chromosome 25, ASM2467909v1, whole genome shotgun sequence genome:
- the LOC127003204 gene encoding uncharacterized protein LOC127003204, whose amino-acid sequence MGNTVLVLLCLACCSLTWAQQQRQKQEDRHGNESTALGYAERKGTMKFLARHTTTTLLSVSVFSTIVPYQCFLTAASPTLCRRRKKRRDLLPVVSLSSIGLTDALGSSLDEESVDAVEEEVSPKPKFFFTVVRTSQSVVTITSTSTNISITVSASAYCTYPGFTGPIC is encoded by the exons ATGGGAAACACTGTGTTAGTCCTGCTGTGCCTTGCCTGCTGTTCCCTGACCTGGGCCCAGCAGCAGCGACAGAAACAGGAGGATCGGCACGGAAATGAAAGTACTGCACTGGGTTACGCAGAGAGGAAAG GCACCATGAAGTTCTTAGCCAGGCACACAACCACCACACTGTTGTCAGTCAGTGTCTTCAGCACCATCGTACCGTATCAGTGTTTCCTAA CTGCCGCTTCTCCAACGCTTTGCAGACGAAGGAAAAAACGCCGTGATCTGCTGCCCGTTGTAAGTCTGAGCTCCATCGGTCTCACTGATGCTCTCGGTTCTTCACTTGACGAAGAATCTGTTGacgcggtggaggaggaagtgagtccaaaacccaaatttttcttcacggTGGTTCGAACGTCGCAGTCTGTTGTCACtatcacttccacctccaccaataTCTCCATCACCGTATCTGCCTCAGCCTACTGCACCTACCCCGGATTCACTGGGCCTATCTGTTAG